Part of the Vigna angularis cultivar LongXiaoDou No.4 chromosome 1, ASM1680809v1, whole genome shotgun sequence genome, GTTATAGTCAAATATGCAGCAAAATGCACCAAAAACAGCACTAGAAATCATatttgaaagaatgaaaaagaggaTAGCAGTAGCAAGGACTCTAGGAAGGCCTAATGCACTAGAGCTAACTGAAGATAATCAGCTAGAAGATTATAAGCACCTAAGACACAGTCAAAGAAAGCAAGCACGGTGAAAAAGCTTGATGGAAAAACAGTGACAGTGGTTGAAACTAGATTTCAAGCAACTCAAATagtcaattttcaattttgtaattattaggAGTTGTTATCACttcaaaaatatgtaaaatcatcaaaaaaaCTTGTATTAAGTTGTAGAAACAAGAAATGTGCACTGAAACAGAAGCTTGATATTGCACCAGCATTGAATAAGCATTCAAATTTCAGATTTCAGCTTTGCACTATGCTATTTGAGTTGTGTGTGAGTCTAATTCGAGTTTAACTCCACCTAGCTGCGGTTTTCCAGCTTGGTCTTGTGTAGTTACATATTCTACAATCACTTTTAGCATTTCCTAGTCCATTGAATCTTTTAAACTCAATTTTGGTGGTGTGATGGAGtgatttttctgcatttttggCCATAACAAAGTCAAATTTCGAATGCTAGCCTTTCTATGTTATGTGACAGTTTGAGAAAgtctaaaatgatgtttaaaagTTGCTAGCAGAGTTCAATTAGTGATATAATGGTCTGAGTGCATAAAAGTATACTAAAACATCAATTTTGAGTCAAAATTGGGAAGTGGCAAGGTGTTTTTGAGTAACAGTTTGGATTTGAGCCAGTTCAAAGtttgaacaagtttaaaatCACTAAATCAAGTTGTTGGAGTGATTAGTTTTGAGCTACAGCCACTGCTGTGACATTTCGTGTCTTAAACCACCAAATTGCGAGTCATTTTTGTGGCAAAAATGAACCATACAACACTTTGAGCCTAATTGTTTGTGGTTAAAGACTTTCATTAGGTTATCAAATGTTATAGTTTTTGAAATTAGAGAACACAAAAGTGTCTTCAATATATAGGCTTTTAGACAGATCAATCAacaacaaactaaaataaagcaTCTACATAAGTATTAATTGGTGCTACTGTAAGTATTAATTGTTGTTAATATTGTGGTAATTATGGTCTTGTGAGGTGCTTTGGAGGTGCAAATCAGTTCAGAGACCTCATCTATCATTGGTAGTCTATTAGGAAGTGGGAAAAAATGATAAACGACCAGCACGAAGACAAGTCTGGACTGCAACAAGCAAATCTGATTTCTAGCAAAGCAAATCAACACATCTCCACCTTGCAGCTGTGATATTAGTTTGCTAGACACTAACAACACTATCCTTGTGAGAAGCCATAGCTGGTTGCTAATTCTGTTTTTTATTCTGAGTCATTAACTGAAACTCAAATGGCCAAATGAGTTTAATCCTGTTTTTGGTTGCAACTTTCTTGATGAAATGAGTTTTTGGAACCCATTTGACTCAATTGGTTTTATTTTGCTCATTTATGTTATGATTTGAACTTGTAAAGCTAGTAACATTTAGTATCCATCAAGAACTGGGTTGTCCAGCTTGGCCCTCTAATTTCGATTGATCAAGTCATTTATTTAAAGGGTGTATTTTGTTCAGTTTCGAATATTTGTTGTTTGGTGTAATCTAACTGTGCAGATTTGATCTGGATAATGTCTTATAGCTATCAATAACATATTCACATATCCCTTTTGAGAAACAATGTGCAGACCATAAAAATTAAGCTGAATGCCCTTCAATTGTGAAATTCCAAGttgttcaaaagaaaaagagtcaAGGAATAGGTCCTACACTAGCAAATATTGCTCTCGAAGTTTGAAATGTCAGTGATCAAAGGCTGAAGAGAACTATTCAGCAAGCTCCAGCAGATTTCATAGTTTTTCATCTCTTTTGTGTAATTGTTTTAGATTTCAATTTcctttgcttttattttttaaaaaaggcCATTAAAAGTTCAAGTggtttggaagagtccttggtgctctttcaattCTTggcaattttttcttttgaattttgcttagacggtgagtgtgtcttgatagccaaagctacaagcctcacACTAATGACAACAAACATATATCCTatgtcaggagcggctgcagcggaatggttagcgtgggataacaaaccaagagggtttttaatactaacgtgtgccttttaatttctactcaattaaacttacttagcaattaataaagacaaataaagcaagagtaaggttgagagaaatttgcacagatgattttatcctggttcggatcttaccaatcctacgtccagtcgcttatctcaaaacaagataaacaattcactaatcacaaaacaattacaaactacaatcacaaagatacaatttgtaagagtttagaaaccacctctcttgataccacaagagatgaacctacacctcctttaagtcttcacaaaggatgaacacctcctccgaatacttcacgaaggatgaacacctccttcgaatgcttcacgaaggatgaaccaacttacacctcctttgaatcttcacaaaggattaccacctccttcgaatgcttcacgaaggatgaacttcctcttccgaacacctccttagacacaccaaggatgaatcagctattcctctatcaccgtagaaGTATtccaccaactctacagacagagtttccttagctgagcaagagcacacaattctcaagagtttatgagtatttgagcacaagggaagagtttctctgTGTCTCTAGTTAGTtggttgagaggaaatgagagtctatttatagactcatccaaagactcttccatttttcgttttcagcctttcacactgtgttaatcgattagctacagtggttaatcgattagcaccccaacggatagtccaacggctcttaaaacggctagtttttcaaacggctcctgtgttaatcgattaacagcccttgttaatcgattaacgttaatcgattaacaccctgtgttaatcgattaacactgcaatgctgggcttcttcatggcgcactggaacaatcgattaacaccctctgttaatcgattagcactgcacagttttggctttttggtttatttttacatcacttttgaatgcatacataaaactactaattttcctatgttcatacaattattacaaaagattacaagtcttcaaagatcattcttcatgagtcttgattgttcttgacttgatttggacatcatcaaaacttcatcttcatcattttgctaacatccTACACTAATATCAACACATGCTCATAAAATTTCTCATCAAAAACCACTTATGATCTGCCCAAAACAGCTAGCATAATTCCACAAATAAACCACCAAGgacaacaaaaaattataagcaTCACAACACCATGATCATGGACATTCACTCATGGATATCAAGCATTCAAACACTTAAACCAGTGACAAAATCAGCTCCCTTTGCCTacacatataatattaatacttaCTTTAACACAACAATGTACACTTATACCCAAACCTAAGTACACTTATACTCCAAGTTTTCCCCTTAAAGGGAGTTTCATACCTCTCACAAAGCCACCCAGTTACTAGTATCCATTACACATTTGCAAAAACCAGTTCCATCTTAACAAAACTTCAACTTCCCCATTTCAAACACAATTAAAACCCAAAATAAAGCAAGCCAAATACAAGAGCACGAACTTCACCTACCTGAAAATGATGAACTCTTGGACACTTCAGTGCAGCCCTTCAGCAATGACACGCCTCAGACCCTGATCGAAGCCCCAAAACCTTGTAAATTAATGGAAAAATGACATTAGCAAAACCTAACAGGAACAAATATTAATCATCAAAAACACCCTATTACCCAGGAAAAGGGGCTAAACACATTCAAGCTAAACAACAGGGGAAGAAAGACAACCCAAAACCTCCACCAAGATGATTTAGACAAGCTCGCTCACACACACGAACCACACTCCAACAAGACCCCTCCAAGAACAACCCTTCAACCCTCGAACAACAACCCTGCAATAAGAACGCACAAGTCACAGCAAGTGGAAGCCCACCCCTCGATGAAAATCGATGAAACTCACCGTTTAACTGCGAAACCAAGAGTTGAACCTACCTTTGCGATGGAAGAACTCCGATGGCGATTGCAACACACCGAATCACGGACACGCGATTTGGACACAGCCAATCACCAACACGGTGGCTGACGGTCACGCTAGCTGATGGAGAGGGCCTCTGCACAAGCCAACTAAGGAACACTGGGAGAACGcgtgagaagaagaagaaatgtgaAATGGGATTGAACGAAGGGGGGAAACTGATTTTTCCCAAATCCCTTTTTTACTAAACTCTGCTGCTTTCTGGCGGATCCCACCCTTCGGTAATGGCACATGCTGCTTTCCGAAGGATTTGCCCAGGCGATGTGCGGTAGGCTTTGGCACTGAGGGctccaaaaagggcgctcaGGCTTCAGGAGTTCCTACTTTCTGGTGATTTTACAGATctttctgagctccatctccttggcacttcagctctgcttccatattatctcatttcccgccaaaacaagggaatttTGTCATAAAATCCTTaagttcaacctcaactctcttatttacacaacttaatagaaaaacatgatttcaagcaagaTTTTAAGTCAAAAAAGGTGCATTTAGCATCAAAATTACATCAGAGATAACGGtgttttcaaccgttatcaggtTCCATGATACTCTTCCTCTTGAAAAACGATATGTCTTTAAATCGGAAAGATATTTAAGGAAGCACAACTTTGGTCTTTTGATCTCTTCTTGGATCAAAGATATACCTACAAGAAATAGTAAATAGGATTTTGAATGAATTGTTATagtattaaaagaatatatctaaactaaaaaaaagaaataataccttttattttttagaaagatTTTATAAGAAAGATTATTGGCCtttatttcaaaatcttcattttcttcacttTGCTTTGACCATTGCATTCCATTGCTGTGCAACAAAACAAAGTGATGTATTTTTTTAGAAGAAGAGTCAAGATAGTAATctatatattttggaaaaagaaaggagaaaagagTTTCCCACTACCAAGAGCAAGCAAGGTTGGATTACCTCAGGAAACCATTAATGCATTTGaatctatttattatatatttactcAACCTCCGGTATGAATCTATTACCATGTAATTAACAACCTAATAAAAGTACTTTGATGAAACTTGCTTGTTTgctcatttttcttttgttatttttttttatctctttataaAGTACACaaattttcactatttttaagtaatagtttatttatatttaacttctttttaatctaaaataagtaatttactattttattctctaaataaatgtttattaaaatttaactgcttttttagaagaaaataattacttgtaataaaaaaagaaaagtagaaaaacaagaaatatgttttcactaatttatcttattatacAGGGAATTCACTTTTTCgcacatttatttttcaattatgttttttactaagtaaatatttttttactcaggagaattaattaattacttgaTATGTTTACACTTGGGATGACTTCCCTCTCACTACTTGCCATGGTAGTAAACCATAATAGTAAGGAGTAATTGTTGTATGGAATCATTGGAAAAGAGTGTggacataatattttaattttgaatctcCATTCATTGCCAACAACTATCACATACGTAAGAGAAGGTCAAATTAGAAAACGAAATGGCAAAATGGATACCTTCGTTGTCTATAAAAAGGTAAGCCACTCTTTTAGGGCATACATGCACAtttcttcttcacttcactATATCCACATTTaactgaaaatttaattattttcccgttttaattattatatattaattttctaatttcaaCCACTCAATCATGTTCGCTACTTTCTTGGttgatacatttttatttatttattaaatgatataaagTCCATATAAATTCTAACTGTTTCATcaatttacttataaaaaaataatattaagaataacaaaatttaataagtgatAATAAGAATCATTGAAAAGGAGGGTGGGGCACTATATATATTTGAGTGATTTGAATTTCCAGTCATCGCCAATCACATAagtacaaaaaaaatgttatgtaaTTAAGGGTATGTTTGATTTTGTAGACTCAAATGCAAGTATTTACTGTtgataatgaaaacaaaaaactcaataaaaaacGAGAAATAAAGTACATCTTTAATTTCCATTCAACAACTCGAAGAAAGACGACACAAGTTTCTAATTCATagataaatgtaataaaatatttatgtatttaattaattacatagtaaactaatagtttattttaaatgtaaataattatttctttaatataattataattatattttctattatagtaaaaaataattaaaataaaatattgaaataaaaaataaaataaaatttatcaatatagatataaatagtaattagatatttataaatatattttactattataataaaaaaatatttaaaataaaaatattaaataattaataaaattaatttaaattatattaatatatgttttatattaaaataataaattaaataaatttaatcaatttcaataaaGATATCAATcaataattgttaaattttcattcatgttttcttcacttttcattatctttcttttaaaccaactaaTCTCACTTTTCTACctcttttcatttatttcctttcttttcttttaaatctacTTTCCAATAATTCAAACAcactatttttttctataaaaagaTTTgtgaagttgagagaaaaatctttgaattatgtgaaaattttgatatattaaaaaatatgttttaattttttaaattaaaatattattattttattcttgattATGAAATGtgaattattgattaaaataaaataaaagttcaaaattattaattcacatttaaataaattggaatcaatagaaattaaattcaaataaaatgtgGGTGAGtgactaatttaaataaaaatattattattattattattattattattattatgagaTGTGAGTTAGTatttaaaatgagaaaattaaaatttaaaaaattatattaaattaaaatgaattttttataaattaagttgaAATAAAATGTTGGTGATtcctttaaataaattaaataatactttaaattgtagaaattattttaaattgagaaGTTGTTgtttaaagttaatataaattaaaatgcgagtaaggtttttgaaaaattatgtatataaattgatgaaaacaatttaaattgaataggCCAATAAAATTCgataaaaaaaagcaaaaagaaacaatgaaaagtaaaaaaaaaatgtaaagaagAGAATTATTCTGGTAATTTAAGATATATGTGACTTTATCTTTATTCTCTTCATTCATGCAAGAAGTTAAGAGAGTTCAATCCTTCAAATCTATCTCTCTAAATACTGTAAATCATTTCATCCAAATAATCTTAACACATGCACTTCTTAATCATCAACttatagaaaaagaagaatggTACACATACACCTTCACTTTATCTACacctattatatatatttattttttcatattatctgtaaaagtatattttgtttatattctcACTGTACATATTAAATGTTAATGCACATTTTAAGTGTTTATCActtttgaaaaagtaaatagtaataGTAAAAATGATGTTCATTGTCTATAAAATGCAAAGCACTCCTTGGGAATACATCCACATTATTCGCTCTTCCAGCATATCTACAACTAAGTGATGGCTTCTCATCGTTGCACCATGTTTGCTTTAATGATTGCTATTTCCTTTTCAACCATGGACATCACATTAGCGGCAAGTCCGCCTCTATTCCCATTACCACCTCCGATCGAAGCTCTGCAACTCGCACCTGTGGTCATTCCACCTATTCAACTTCCACCTCTCAACATCTCACCCATACAACTCCCACCTATCGACATCCCACCCATACAACTCCCACCTTTCGTCTTTCCACCCATACAACTCCCACCTCTCGTCTTCCCACCCATTCAAATTCCAGTTCTCGGAACTATACAACTACCACCTCTCCCACCTATACAACTACCACCTCTCGTCTTCCCACCTTTCGACATCCCACCCATACAACTCCCACCTCTCCAAATCCCACCCATTGAATTCTCACCTATTATCATCCCACCTATAGACATCCCATCGCTGCCTCCAACCCCACTGCCATAGCCACCACCTTCAATCACCATCTAAGATTTTTCTGCATGCATGCTTTCTCTCAACTTCAATAAGTGATTTATATAATCATCACATCAGTTATGTAACTtttgtcttctttcttttcctcctTTTCAATCTGTATTTCCGTTGCACTTCTGCATTACTTCATATGCAATGCACGTGCCTAGAGTCCATAGACTCATTACTATggaatgaatgtattttatcataaatatttctttctttcttcttctctttcccaCGATATGATATTATGCCCTAACTTCTTAAAACGACAACATGCTAGTATGGTGGACaatcaaaattaaatgaatatattttttcttttgacaaCTTTAATTTTCTATACAACTAGTTAATAACTAACTATAACTAGTTAATAACTATACTATTATctgaattaataaaatagttttaaatattatattattatactattagagtaaaataaaataggagTTATAAACGTTGAaagcaaataattttaaatattatattattatactattatacgatgcttcttttctctctccacaACCAACAGTTTCTGTGTCATATTGTGAACGTTGAAAGCAAATTTGTCAGCTGGTGCCACTTTCAAGCAAATTACGGTGGGTATCTCCATAGGGTCGTGGATAATCTCCTTAGGGTCTATAAGTAgatctttcttttctctttcagaGAGCATCACACACAATCTTGTTCTCTCATTCTCTacctctctctttcttttctttttttcaatttttttcttgtaggtatattattttactccttttagagttttttataattttttttttattttttatatcttcataaatttataagaaGTTCTTATTATATCTTGAAAGTGTGTGACACCGTGGATAAACTTTAATGATATTGGACCTACACATCTCGAGAAACTTTATTCGTTTTCTGTCAGTTTTTCTACAATAATTTTAAGGACTTATGACtaacataaaaaacttaattctaaaaaattagaatattgtTTCTGAAACTCAAACGATCTTCGTGA contains:
- the LOC128195211 gene encoding repetitive proline-rich cell wall protein-like, with product MASHRCTMFALMIAISFSTMDITLAASPPLFPLPPPIEALQLAPVVIPPIQLPPLNISPIQLPPIDIPPIQLPPFVFPPIQLPPLVFPPIQIPVLGTIQLPPLPPIQLPPLVFPPFDIPPIQLPPLQIPPIEFSPIIIPPIDIPSLPPTPLP